One region of Termitidicoccus mucosus genomic DNA includes:
- the crcB gene encoding fluoride efflux transporter CrcB codes for MSLYFWIFFGSGLGGVARFALSGLIAHRFGETFPWGTFVINISGSFLIGFIAQFTAPEGRLLVSGTVRQFLMTGIIGGYTTYSSFSLQTLALARDGEWFRTGANALGTFTLCFLAVWLGHLCAAWLDTMKGS; via the coding sequence ATGTCTCTATACTTCTGGATATTTTTCGGCAGTGGTCTCGGTGGAGTAGCGCGGTTCGCGCTTTCCGGCCTGATTGCACATCGTTTTGGCGAGACGTTCCCTTGGGGCACGTTTGTGATCAACATCTCGGGCTCGTTCCTGATCGGGTTTATCGCGCAGTTCACCGCTCCCGAGGGGCGCCTCCTTGTGAGCGGCACCGTCCGGCAGTTTCTCATGACGGGAATTATCGGCGGCTACACGACCTATTCGTCGTTCAGCCTCCAGACCCTAGCCCTCGCCCGCGATGGCGAATGGTTCCGAACCGGCGCCAACGCGCTGGGTACGTTCACACTTTGTTTCCTCGCCGTGTGGCTCGGGCATCTCTGCGCCGCCTGGCTTGACACTATGAAGGGTTCTTGA